A region of the Desertifilum tharense IPPAS B-1220 genome:
AGGCAGTTGGGCATGACGAAAGCTTTTCCAATTGGTCAGGGTGAGTTGCTTTAGCATGACCCGATCTGAAACCTCGCAATTGATTTTAAGGGTCTACTCAATTTTAGTGCGATCGCCCCTACTGCCCAAACTCCAGCCGCGCCTGCTCCACAATATCGGCTGTCACCACCTCAGACTCGCTTTCCCGCGCCAACTGTTCGATCCGCTGGCGAGCCTTCCGGCGGACAAAAAACGGAATATTCTTTAACTTCACCTTCGCTTCCGGCGTCCACTTCAGTTCATCAGCAAAATCAGACATCGCTCGCTCATTTGACAAAGTTAACCTAACCTTCCATTTTACCCCTCAAACGGAAAAGACCCCTGTGTTCTACAGGGGCCTTAACATTTAGACCTTATCCACTAATCAGATTAGTCGAGGTCAGGCATTGCCAATACGGGTTCATTCTCGCGGTCAATTCCCTTCTCGAAACCAGCCGCCGCCGCACGGGCGCGTCCAGCGTGCCACAGGTGGCCAACCAAGAAGAAGAACGCCAGAATAAAGTGAGAAGCAGCCAACCAAGCACGGGGGTTCACAAAGTTAAACCCGTTAATGTCGGTGATGATACCGCCCACAGAGTTGATCGAACCGTTAGGCGCGTGAGTCATGTACTCAGCCGCACGGCGAGCTTGCCAGGGTTGAATATCATACTTGATCTTGTTGAGATCCAAACCATTCGGGCCGCGCAGAGGCTCTAACCAAGGACCTTGGAAGTCCCAGAAGCGCATCGTTTCACCACCGAAGATAATTTCACCAGTAGGAGAGCGCATCAGGTATTTACCCAGACCTGTAGGTCCTTGAGCAGAACCGACGTTAGCACCTAGGCGTTGGTCGCGGATCAAGAAGGTCAGCGCTTGAGCTTGAGAAGCTTCAGCGTTGGTGGGGCCGTAGAATTCGCTGGGGTAAGCAGTGTTGTTAAACCAAACAAAGCA
Encoded here:
- a CDS encoding PCP reductase family protein codes for the protein MSDFADELKWTPEAKVKLKNIPFFVRRKARQRIEQLARESESEVVTADIVEQARLEFGQ